The Actinomyces wuliandei genome contains the following window.
TGGCCGGGCAGGGGCTCCGGGACGTGACACGTGTGGCTGCCTCCGACCCGAGGCTGTGGTCAGCCATCGTCGTCGGCAACGCCGCCCCGGTGGCCGGGCTGCTACGCGAGCTGCGCGAGGACCTGAACCTGCTGCTGCGCGGTGTGGAGGCCGCTGTTGGCGAGCCTGGCAGCCCCGGCTGTCCCGACAGCTCTGGCTTCCCCAGCTGTCATGGCCACACGCTGCCGGGCGACGCCTCCACGCTCGCTCCGGGGGCGGTCGGCGCTGTCAGCGACGTCATGACCCGAGGTGGTCGTGGCCGGGCACGTATTCCGGGCAAGCACGGAGGCGCCCCGCGGCGCTACCGTGAGGTCCAGGTGCTCGTGCCCGACTCCGTCGGCTCCCTGGGCAGGCTCTTTGCCGACATTGGCGAGGTTGGCGTCAATATTGAGGACTTTGCCCTGGAGCACTCGGCGGGGCAGAGCGCGGGCCTGGCTGTTGTCTCGGTGCTGCCCGGCGCCGCACAGGGCCTGGAGGAGGCCCTGGACCAGCGGGGCTGGCGGGTGGTAGTCACGTAGGGACCGGCTCCCACAGCCCCGGGGCAGCAGGCGACAGAAATGTCATAGGACAGCAGGAAACATGGTTGTCCCATGACGTTTCTGTCGTCCTGGGCGGGGCGGAGGCAGCCTGCCTGTGTGCTGCCTCATCCGGGCCGAGGCCACGCCGTGGCACCGCGATGTGGGACGCTTGCGCCTGTTGGCTGAACCTGGAGGAGCGCAATGGGAATTGTCGTGGCCGTTGACGGGCCGAGCGGGTCAGGGAAGTCCTCAGTCTCCAGGGCGGTGGCTGCACGGCTAGGACTGGCCTACCTGGACACCGGTGCCATGTACCGGGCGGCCGCGTGGTGGTGCCAGCAGCAGGGCGCTGATCTTTCTGACAGCGCAGCGGCTGCCCGCACGGTGGCAACGATGCCGCTGGAGGTGGGGCTCGACCCGGATGCTCCCCGAGTGTTGTGCGATGGGACTGACATCACCCAGGAGATCCGCGAGCCTCGCATCTCCCAGGTGGTCTCCCAGGTGGCGACCAACCTGGGGGTCCGTGCGGCGCTAGCCGGGCTCCAGCGTGAGATCATCGCTGCGGAGCGGGCAGGGCTCGGCTCCTCCTTCTCCGGCGGGGCGGGAGTCGTGGCCGAGGGTCGCGACATCACCACGGTGATCGCCCCCGAGGCCGAGGTGCGCCTGCTGCTGACCGCCTCCGAGGAGGATCGCCTGGCCCGTCGCGCAGGCGACCTGGAGGCGGCGGGAAGGAAGGTCGATGAACCCGACCTGCGTGACCAGGTGGTACGCCGCGACCGCGACGACGCCACCGTGTCCCAGTTCCTCACCGCTGCCGAGGGGGTCACCCTGGTGGACACCTCCGGGCTCACCCTGGATGAGTCGGTCACCCGGGTCCTTGACCTGGTCGAGCAGGCGGTGAGCGAGGCAGCAGCGCCCCAGGTGGCTCGGCACTCCCAGGAGACCGCCCGTGCCCGGGCCATGCGCGAGGACCTGGAGGGCTACGATCTCAGCGAGGAAGACCGTGCTCTTCTCGACAGCGGGGAGAGGGCCTCCACGGAGGACCAGGTCGAGCCCGGCCTGCCGGTCCTAGCGGTTATCGGGCGCCCCAACGTGGGCAAGTCCACCCTGGTGAACCGGGTCCTGGGCCGCCGCGTCGCCGTCGTCCAGGACACCCCGGGAGTCACCCGTGACCGGGTGTCCTACCCGGCGGAGTGGGCTGGACGCCGCTTTACTATCGTGGACACCGGCGGCTGGGAGGTGGACGTGGCAGGTCTGGAGGCCGCCGTGGCCACGCAGGCGGAGGTGGCGGTGCAGATGGCAGATGCCGTCCTGCTCGTCGTGGACGCCCGAGTAGGGATTACTGAGACCGACGCCAGGGTGGTCACCATGCTGCGTCGCAGCGGCAAGCCGGTCGTCCTGGTCGCAAACAAGGTTGACTCCTCCGCCCAGGAGGGTGACGCCGCCGCGCTGTGGGGGCTGGGACTGGGTGAGCCCTACCCGGTCTCCGCGCTGCACGGGCGCGGTGCGGGCGAGGTACTGGACGCGGCTGTGGCCGTCCTGCCGGAGGTCTCCGCCGTCGCTGCGGCCCAGCCTGAGGAGGGGCTGCACCGTATCGCCCTGGTGGGACGGCCCAATGTAGGCAAGTCCTCCCTGCTCAACGCTATCGCAGGCTCCCAGAGAGTCGTGGTCAACGAGGTTGCGGGCACTACCCGTGACCCGGTGGACGAGGTCATTGAGCTGGACGGGCGGGCCTGGGTCCTGGTGGACACCGCCGGGATCCGGCGACGGGTGCGCCAGGCTCGGGGAGCGGACTATTACGCCGTCCTGCGCACCCAGGGAGCCATCGAGAAGGCGGAGGTGGCCGTGGTGCTCCTGGACGCCTCCGAGCCGGTCACCGAGCAGGACGTGCGCGTCATCCAGCAGGTGGTGGACGCCGGTCGTGCGCTGGTCCTGGTCAACAACAAGTGGGACCTGGTGGACCAGGACCGCCAGAAGGCCCTGCGCTGGGAGACGGAGCGTGACCTGGCCCATGTCTCCTGGGCTCCTCACATCAACCTGGCCGCGCGTACCGGGTGGCACACCAACCGTCTGGTGCGGGCACTCGATACCGCGCTGGAAGGATGGACCACCCGGGTGCCCACAGGTAGGCTCAACGGGTTCTTGGGCCAGCTGCAGTCAGCCACGCCCCACCCGGTGCGCGGTGGCAGGCAGCCGCGCATCCTCTTCGCCACCCAGGCCCAGGTGGCGCCGCCGCGGATCGTCATCTTCACTACCGGGTTCCTTGACGCCGGCTACCGACGGTTCATCGAGCGCCGCCTGCGCGAGGAGTTCGGATTCGCTGGCTCACCCATCCAGATGAGTGTGCGGGTGCGGGAGAGGCGCAGGAGGTGATGCGGGGGCGGAGGTGGTTGCCAGACCGTCCGGTCCGCTCCAGCCAGAGAGGTCGAGGCGGTCTGCCACGAGGGCGCGGTGGGCCAGAAGGAGGCATGAGCGCTGGGATCCTGGCTGGTAGCCAGGAAGCAACGGGCGTGGCACGCCAGGCCGCCTACGAGCGGGACCGATAGATGTCACGGCGATGGCCGACGGCGATTACCAGGACGGTCAGGACGCCGTCGTCGACCTCGTAGACGATGCGGTAGTGACCTGTGCGCACCCGCAGCTCCCCGTCACCACCGGTGATCTTTCTGGCCCCGCGTGGGCGAGGTTCCTCAGCGAGGAGGTCGATGGCGGCCTGGACACGACGGCGTGCCACAGCGTCAAGCCTGCGTATCTGGCGGGTGGCGGCGGGTGAGAGGACGACGGAGCAGGCCATGGTCCTGTGCCTCTATGTTCTGTCAGTGTGATCCTGTCAGGCCGTCCGCCTGGCTCAGGCCCAGGTCTGCCTTGACCTCCTCCCAGGGGACGGGTGGAGAGGCTGCCATCTCCTCGCGTGCCTCACGGGCTGCCCTGATATCAGCCAGGTCCTCAGCCGCCTCGATCAGCTGGCCGAGGTCATCAGCGTCAATGACTGCGGCCACCCGCAGACCGCGGCGGGTCAGGTAGACGGGGGAGTGGCCGACGCGGGCAGTGTCAACAACCTCCGCCAGCCTGCTGCGGGCGCTGGTCACAGTCATCTCGGGCATGCTCCCAGTCTAGCTGAGACAGCGGTTCTGTACATTATGCGTCACTATGAGCACATCATGACTGGGGCGTGAAGGACCGCTGCGCCGGCTGCCGGAGGTTCATCGAGTGCAGCCTGTGCGAGGGGCTGGGCTACGGTGCACGGTGTCAGGCCCACGTACCCGGCGGGTCGTGGTGGGTGGGAGGATGACGGAGCAGGTCAAGGCCCAGGCCTGCCCTGACCTCCTCCCGAGGAATCCCGAGGACTCCCAAGGATGCCCCCAGGAACAGGTGTACCCTGACAGGGCGGCTGACCGCATGTCGCTTTTTGTCAGGAGCCTGTCCGCCTCGCGCGCCTTCTACGGGAAGGCGCTGGCCCCGCTGGGCTACTCGGTGGTCGCGGAGTACGGGCCGGTTCTCGCCCTGGGTGCGTGTGACGAGACCGGCCGGGCACACCCGGAGGTCGTGCTGGTCCCTGAGGAGGTGCCGCCACGCAGCCACCTGGCCCTGACCGCGGCCTCCACCGATGAGGTCGAGGCGTTCTACCAGGCGGCCCTGGTGGGGGGCCGACAACGGTGCGCCGGGGGAGCGGCCCCACTACCACCACCCCGGGTACTACGGGGCCTTCGTCCTGGACCCCGACGGCAACAACATCAAGGCGGTCTGCCACGAGGGCGCGGTGGGCCAGAAGGAGGCATAAGCGCTTGGGATCCTGGCTGGTAGCCAGGAAGCAACGGGCACAGGTGGGCGTGTGACACTGTCCAGGATGGTGCGAGTCCCAGGCGGTGAGCTCATGATGCGCGACGCCCGAACGTCCTCGGCGCGGACCGTGGTGGTGGAGCCGTTCAGCCTCACGACACCTGTGACACTGGCGCATTACGGCGAGGTCGGGGACGTTGCATGGACGGTGAAGGACGGACTCGACTGCCCTGCGCCTGTTGCGACCAAGCGGCTCAACGCGTTCGGACTGCACGACATGCTGGGGAAGGTGTGGGAGTAGTGCTGGGACTACGCCGATCCCGCACGGTACGCGGACTACTGGTCCTTTCGTGGCGGTGGCTGGGCGGACGAGCCGTGGAGCTGCCGTGCCTCTGTGCGCCGTCGAGGTGTGCCGCCGCACTACCAACCACCTTGTGGGGCTGCCAGCGAGGGACCGCAGGGCATCGGCGGCCAGGACCCTGCGCAGGTCCCTCGGGTTCTGCTGGAGCGTGGCCGTGGCTGCTGATCCTGACCAGGGGCTGGACGCGTTCACGGCGCTTGACGTCAGCGACGCGGACGTGGCCTGGATAGTGACGCAGAATCGCCGCAAGAAGCGGTTGTCAGCGGTGCTGGGCGAGTCTGGTGAGTCAACCAACAGGTGAGTCAAGGGGACGCACAGGCAGTGGTGGGACTGCGGTCCGCTAGTCGCGGCTGGTTGCGCCAGCCGTTCCCGGTGATCACCCGGTCGTCCACGCGGTCATCGTGGTAGACGCCCTAGACTGGCCACATGCCGACAACGCAGACACCTGTTGACCCCACCACCACACCCGCCTGGCAGCGCCTGGCCGGGCTCCACGACGCCCTCACCCCCGACCTGCGCACCTGGTTCGCTGAGGACCCGGGGCGTGCCGAGCGCCTCTCCTACCAGCTCGGTGACCTCTACGTGGACCTGTCCAAGAACCTGGTCACCGAGGAGGTCCTGGCGGCACTGGTCGAGCTGGCCGAGCAGGTGGACGTTCCCGGGCGCCGCGACGCCATGTACGCCGGGGAGCACATCAACGTCACCGAGGACCGCGCCGTCCTGCACACCGCCCTGCGCAGGCCTGCCACCGACACCCTGGTGGTGGACGGCCGCGACGTTGTCGCTGACGTCCACGAGGTCCTGGAGAGGATCTACGCGTTCGCCCGGCGTGTGCGCTCGGGGGAGTGGACGGGCGCGACCGGCAGACCGATCACCACGGTGGTCAATATCGGTATCGGCGGCTCCGACCTGGGGCCGGTCATGGTCTACGAGGCTCTCAAACCCTACGTCCAGCCGGGCCTGGAGTGCCGGTTCATCTCCAACATAGACCCGGCCGACTGTGCGGAGAAGGTCGCCGACCTCGATCCGGAGACCACGCTGTTTATCATCGCCTCCAAGACCTTTACCACCCTGGAGACCCTGACCAACGCCCGTATGGTCCGCGACTGGTTCCTCGGCGCGCTCCAGGACAGGGGGATCGACACCGAGGGCGCGGTCGCCAGGCACTTCGTGGCCGTGTCCACCGCCCTGGACAAGGTGGCCGACTTCGGTATCAATCCGGACAACGCCTTTGGGTTCTGGAGCTGGGTAGGCGGTCGCTACTCCGTGGACTCCGCCGTGGGCACGGTGCTGGCGGTGGCGGTCGGCCCGGAGCGCTTTGCCGAGCTGCTCAGCGGGTTCCGCGCCGTGGACGAGCACTTTGCCACCAGAGCGCCGGCTGACAACGTCCCCATGCTCATGGGGCTGCTGAACGTCTGGTACGTCAACTTCTTCAAGGCCGCCTCCCACGCCGTGCTGCCTTACGCCCAGTACCTGCACCGCTTCCCCGCCTACCTCCAGCAGCTGGCCATGGAGTCCAACGGCAAGTCCGTACAGTGGGACGGCACCCCGGTGACTACCGGTACCGGGGAGATCTTCTGGGGGGAGCCGGGTACCAACGGCCAGCACGCCTTCTACCAGCTCATCCACCAGGGCACCCAGCTCATCCCCGCCGACTTCATTGCTGCGGCCAACCCCGCCCACCCCACTAAGGACGGGGAGGTGGACGTCCACGAGCTGTTCCTGTCCAACTACCTGGCCCAGACCGCGGCCCTGGCCTTCGGCAAGACCGCGGAGGAGGTGCGTGCCGAGGGCACGCCCGAGGAGATTGTCCCCGCCCGGACTTTCCCCGGTAACAGGCCAACGACGTCGATCCTGGCACCCGCGCTGACACCCTCCGTGGTCGGCCAGCTCATCGCCCTGTACGAGCACATCACCTTCACCCAGGGGGTCGTGTGGGGGATCGACTCCTTCGACCAGTGGGGCGTGGAGCTGGGCAAGAAGCTCGCGCTGGAGATCGCTCCCGCCGTCCAGGGGGACGCCGCCGCGCTGGAGGCCCAGGACGCCTCTACCCGTGGCCTCATTGCCCGCTACCGGGACCTGCGCCGCTGAGGCCCGCAGGCATGACAGCAGACATGCTGGGCGGGTGTGTGCCAGGCGACGACGGTGGACACCCCGATCGTGGGGCGGCTGCTGCTGCTGCATGACCTCAACACTGAGTGCACGCCCTCGGCCCAGGACTTCGCCGCCCGCTTCGGCGAGCTCCTGGGCCGAGCGTGACGGTGCCTGGCACGCCGCCGGACCCGACCGACTATCATTCGCATGACTCTCTGAGGAGGATGCCGTGAGGGAGATCAGCGCTGCCGAGCTGCGCAGGCGCCTGGACGCGGGGGAGAACCTCATCGTCCTTGATGTGCGAGAGCCGGACGAGGTCACTAAGGCCGCTATCAACGGCGCGGTGAGCATCCCGCTGGGTGAGGTCGTGGAGCGCAGGGACGCCCTTGACTCCTCCCGGACCACTGCCGTCATCTGTGCCGGGGGAGTGCGCTCCGCCCGGGCGATCGAGGCTCTGACAGAGGTTGGCTATGAGGGCGAGCTCCTTAACGTTACCGGTGGGATGAGGGCCTGGTTGGAGCAGCAGGCTGGATGACAGGCGGTTCCGGGCACGGTGCCGCGGTGCCAGGACCTCTGGTCGTAGTCCTGACAGTCTGCGGTCGATTAGGAGTGACTGGCGTCACCACCACCGGATTTCGGAGCAGGCCCGGTCATGGGCTAGAGTTCTTCTCGTTCCGGGAGGCTGAGGCTGCTGGAAACGGGCTGTGGCGCAGTTTGGTAGCGCACTTGACTGGGGGTCAAGGGGTCGTGGGTTCAAATCCCGCCAGCCCGACGGGCAGGGCCACCGCCAGCCGGGCGGTGGCCCTTTTCGTTGGGGCCATGCACGTTGAACTGCGGTCGTCTTTGGCTGCCCGACCCTGCCCCTCAGGCATGTGACTACTTTGTAGCGACCTTGTGGTCGCCTTGCCCCCTTCTTATCCCCCTCTTGGATTGCGGTCCCCTGCTGGCCTTCTACGGCGGAGGCGCCTACGTACCCAAGCTGGGCTGGTCACCAGCCTGGGTGCCAGGTAGGTGCTCAGGAGGTCAGCCGTCCCCAGTAGTGCGGTCGCCACCTTGAGGAGCAGGTCCTCCCCGGGACGGTAGTCCTTGGCTCGGGCCAGTCGGGCCGCCAGGTCAGGCCGCTGCATGTGCAGGAATCGCCGGGCCTTGGCCGCGTGGACGGCGTCGGAGACAATGACGATGCGCTGGGCCTCCTCCAGAACCGGGACGACGTTGCGGATGTTCTCCCACGTGGACCTGCTGCGCGTCTCGGTGACGAGCCCCCCAGCGTAGCCCAGTGTGCGAGCGTGCCTGGCCAGCAGCTCCGCCTCTGCAACGGGCCCGGCCACGCTACCGCCGCTGGCGACCAGCAGCGAGTGTGCTCCTGCCTGGGAGCGTAGGGCGTAGGCGGCACGACGACGGTTGACGTGGCCTGCTGTCATACCAGTGTCCGCGTGGCCCAGGACGACGACGACCTCGCGGGCATTTTCCTCGTGTGCCGGGTCCAGGCCCAGGTACCACTGTGAGGCGCTGCGGTGGACGAGTTCGGCAGCAGTGACCACGGCCAGGGCTACGAGCACGGTGCCTCCCGCTGCCTGGCGGACGTGCGGACCTGAGACGCTCACTTGTGCAGGATACCGTTCCCCGCCCAGGCAGGTCAGACAGCGTAGGACGGAAGACGACCAGCACAGTAGGTCTCCTGGTCGCAGGGCCTACGACGACCCGGCAGGAGTCCTCGACGGTCCTCAGGCGGGTCTTCTAGTGCTGTGATCCTGCAGAGATAACCTTCCCGTCACGGGGAGTGAAGAGTACACTGATGTCACGTCGTATCCTGCACATCGGTGGCAGGCATCGGTCTGTCCCGGGCACGTATGCGGGAGAAGACGCACCGCTTCACTGGTGAAGCTGTTGTCTGACACCTGAAGGAGCAGACTCGTGATCTGGTTCCATCTCCTCATCG
Protein-coding sequences here:
- the der gene encoding bifunctional cytidylate kinase/GTPase Der; its protein translation is MGIVVAVDGPSGSGKSSVSRAVAARLGLAYLDTGAMYRAAAWWCQQQGADLSDSAAAARTVATMPLEVGLDPDAPRVLCDGTDITQEIREPRISQVVSQVATNLGVRAALAGLQREIIAAERAGLGSSFSGGAGVVAEGRDITTVIAPEAEVRLLLTASEEDRLARRAGDLEAAGRKVDEPDLRDQVVRRDRDDATVSQFLTAAEGVTLVDTSGLTLDESVTRVLDLVEQAVSEAAAPQVARHSQETARARAMREDLEGYDLSEEDRALLDSGERASTEDQVEPGLPVLAVIGRPNVGKSTLVNRVLGRRVAVVQDTPGVTRDRVSYPAEWAGRRFTIVDTGGWEVDVAGLEAAVATQAEVAVQMADAVLLVVDARVGITETDARVVTMLRRSGKPVVLVANKVDSSAQEGDAAALWGLGLGEPYPVSALHGRGAGEVLDAAVAVLPEVSAVAAAQPEEGLHRIALVGRPNVGKSSLLNAIAGSQRVVVNEVAGTTRDPVDEVIELDGRAWVLVDTAGIRRRVRQARGADYYAVLRTQGAIEKAEVAVVLLDASEPVTEQDVRVIQQVVDAGRALVLVNNKWDLVDQDRQKALRWETERDLAHVSWAPHINLAARTGWHTNRLVRALDTALEGWTTRVPTGRLNGFLGQLQSATPHPVRGGRQPRILFATQAQVAPPRIVIFTTGFLDAGYRRFIERRLREEFGFAGSPIQMSVRVRERRRR
- a CDS encoding type II toxin-antitoxin system RelE family toxin, whose protein sequence is MACSVVLSPAATRQIRRLDAVARRRVQAAIDLLAEEPRPRGARKITGGDGELRVRTGHYRIVYEVDDGVLTVLVIAVGHRRDIYRSRS
- a CDS encoding type II toxin-antitoxin system Phd/YefM family antitoxin, with the translated sequence MPEMTVTSARSRLAEVVDTARVGHSPVYLTRRGLRVAAVIDADDLGQLIEAAEDLADIRAAREAREEMAASPPVPWEEVKADLGLSQADGLTGSH
- a CDS encoding SUMF1/EgtB/PvdO family nonheme iron enzyme → MMRDARTSSARTVVVEPFSLTTPVTLAHYGEVGDVAWTVKDGLDCPAPVATKRLNAFGLHDMLGKVWE
- the pgi gene encoding glucose-6-phosphate isomerase, with protein sequence MPTTQTPVDPTTTPAWQRLAGLHDALTPDLRTWFAEDPGRAERLSYQLGDLYVDLSKNLVTEEVLAALVELAEQVDVPGRRDAMYAGEHINVTEDRAVLHTALRRPATDTLVVDGRDVVADVHEVLERIYAFARRVRSGEWTGATGRPITTVVNIGIGGSDLGPVMVYEALKPYVQPGLECRFISNIDPADCAEKVADLDPETTLFIIASKTFTTLETLTNARMVRDWFLGALQDRGIDTEGAVARHFVAVSTALDKVADFGINPDNAFGFWSWVGGRYSVDSAVGTVLAVAVGPERFAELLSGFRAVDEHFATRAPADNVPMLMGLLNVWYVNFFKAASHAVLPYAQYLHRFPAYLQQLAMESNGKSVQWDGTPVTTGTGEIFWGEPGTNGQHAFYQLIHQGTQLIPADFIAAANPAHPTKDGEVDVHELFLSNYLAQTAALAFGKTAEEVRAEGTPEEIVPARTFPGNRPTTSILAPALTPSVVGQLIALYEHITFTQGVVWGIDSFDQWGVELGKKLALEIAPAVQGDAAALEAQDASTRGLIARYRDLRR
- a CDS encoding rhodanese-like domain-containing protein, with the translated sequence MREISAAELRRRLDAGENLIVLDVREPDEVTKAAINGAVSIPLGEVVERRDALDSSRTTAVICAGGVRSARAIEALTEVGYEGELLNVTGGMRAWLEQQAG
- a CDS encoding YdcF family protein, yielding MSVSGPHVRQAAGGTVLVALAVVTAAELVHRSASQWYLGLDPAHEENAREVVVVLGHADTGMTAGHVNRRRAAYALRSQAGAHSLLVASGGSVAGPVAEAELLARHARTLGYAGGLVTETRSRSTWENIRNVVPVLEEAQRIVIVSDAVHAAKARRFLHMQRPDLAARLARAKDYRPGEDLLLKVATALLGTADLLSTYLAPRLVTSPAWVRRRLRRRRPAGDRNPRGG